One Brassica napus cultivar Da-Ae chromosome C4, Da-Ae, whole genome shotgun sequence genomic region harbors:
- the LOC125585291 gene encoding uncharacterized protein LOC125585291 yields MYRQDTMSNHVSDIPGSPEESYKMMYSYLYMLEQVNPGTKTCVKLDDASKFKYLFIALGACIEGFAFMRKVIVVDATSLKNRYGGVLVFAKAQDPNSHSYPLAFAVLDGENLASWTRFFEMLKSVIPDSSELVFMSERNQSLILAIGSVFPEAHHGHCLWHLKEKVKWHACNVNKIIVGHRFMELDRYYTDKWARVFFPRDRYNFDTSNSVESMKSVFKEAMRWALIPMLDCIVMKFSDWFTQRKDAVCRSIDTRLVPLVENYLHDLWAVAQQLSVRELSSYELKYEITDTAGKMFWASLVGKSCTCMVWDYEKFPCLHGLAAYIYFTTNVDGSRLNIHELCSKYYWTELWALTYDRTLYVVPDMSSWNVPDQIKEVKIIPPDRITRMGRKRVG; encoded by the exons ATGTATAGGCAG GATACAATGAGCAATCACGTCAGTGATATACCTGGTAGTCCGGAAGAGAGCTACAAGATGATGTATAGCTATTTGTACATGTTAGAGCAAGTGAATCCAGGAACAAAAACCTGTGTGAAACTGGATGATGCAAGTAAATTCAAGTACCTCTTCATAGCTTTGGGAGCTTGCATTGAAGGGTTTGCATTTATGAGGAAAGTGATAGTTGTGGATGCGACATCGCTGAAGAACAGATATGGTGGTGTTCTAGTTTTCGCGAAAGCTCAAGATCCTAATAGTCATAGTTATCCACTTGCGTTTGCAGTACTAGATGGTGAGAATCTTGCTAGTTGGACTCGGTTTTTTGAGATGCTTAAGAGTGTTATACCAGACTCTTCTGAactggttttcatgagtgaaaGAAATCAGAGCCTGATCTTGGCTATAGGAAGCGTGTTTCCAGAGGCTCACCATGGGCATTGTTTATGGCATTTGAAAGAAAAAGTGAAATGGCATGCTTGTAACGTCAACAAGATTATAGTCGGGCATAGATTTATGGAGTTGGACAGATATTACACG GACAAATGGGCAAGGGTTTTTTTCCCACGTGACAGGTACAACTTCGATACAAGCAACAGTGTGGAATCAATGAAGAGCGTGTTTAAAGAGGCAATGAGGTGGGCCTTAATACCAATGTTGGATTGTATCGTCATGAAATTCTCTGATTGGTTCACTCAACGGAAGGATGCTGTTTGTAGATCAATCGATACAAGACTGGTGCCTCTGGTTGAGAACTACTTGCACGATCTATGGGCTGTTGCACAACAGCTATCTGTACGGGAGCTTAGTAGTTATGAGCTTAAGTACGAGATCACTGACACTGCAGGAAAGATGTTTTGGGCGAGCTTGGTTGGAAAATCTTGTACTTGCATGGTGTGGGATTATGAAAAATTTCCTTGCCTGCACGGACTGGCAGCTTACATCTATTTCACTACGAATGTTGATGGCAGCCGCCTTAATATCCATGAGCTGTGCTCAAAATACTACTGGACGGAACTGTGGGCTTTGACGTATGACAGAACACTTTATGTTGTGCCCGACATGTCTTCTTGGAATGTACCGGATCAGATCAAGGAGGTGAAGATCATACCTCCGGATCGCATCACGAGGATGGGAAGGAAAAGAGTTGGATGA
- the LOC125585033 gene encoding pentatricopeptide repeat-containing protein At2g42920, chloroplastic-like, which produces MIPINLSHPAVTVPAIPSTSSVSVSSYLRLIDTQCTTMRDLKQIHANLIKTGLISDTIAASRVLAFSCAATSSDINHAYLLFTRINPKNPFVWNTMIRGFSKSSIPEKAISLLVEMLSCSDSVKPERLTYPSVFKAYANLGKARDGRVLHGRVIKEGLKDDAFIRNTVLHMYATCGCFDEAWRVFEGMVEFDVVAWNSMIMGLARFGLVEDARKLFDEMSQRSEVTWNTMISGFVRNGRFKDALEVFGVMQERSVRPDGFTMVSLLNACGCLGGSEQGRWVHEYIVKNGFGLNGVVVTALIDMYCKSGCVEEGLKVFEEAHEKQLSCWNSMILGLANNGHVERAIDLFLEIERYGLEPDSVSFIGVLTACAHSGKVHKAIEFFILMREKYFIEPSIKHYTCMVNVLGGAGLLEEAEAMIKNMPVEEDAIIWTSLLSACRKNGNVEMAERAAKCLKKLDPDETCGYVLMSNAYASYGLFEEAVEQRVLMKERHMEKEIGCSSIEVDFEVHEFVSSGKRHPKSSEIYSLLGVLNWDASVLSSEVGYYSIC; this is translated from the coding sequence ATGATTCCGATCAATTTAAGCCACCCCGCCGTAACGGTACCGGCGATTCCGTCGACATCTTCCGTCTCCGTTTCCTCCTATCTCCGATTGATAGACACGCAATGCACCACAATGAGAGACCTCAAGCAAATCCACGCCAACCTCATTAAAACCGGTTTAATCTCCGACACCATTGCCGCGAGCCGCGTCCTCGCCTTCTCCTGCGCCGCCACGTCATCAGACATCAACCACGCCTACCTTCTCTTCACAAGGATCAACCCCAAGAACCCGTTCGTGTGGAACACTATGATCCGCGGCTTCTCCAAGAGCTCGATTCCAGAGAAGGCGATTTCGCTTCTCGTCGAAATGTTGTCGTGTTCTGATTCCGTGAAGCCGGAGAGATTGACTTACCCTTCGGTGTTCAAGGCCTACGCGAATCTCGGGAAGGCACGTGACGGGAGGGTGCTGCACGGGAGGGTTATCAAAGAAGGGCTCAAAGACGACGCCTTTATACGGAACACGGTGTTGCATATGTACGCGACGTGCGGGTGTTTCGACGAAGCTTGGAGGGTTTTCGAGGGGATGGTGGAGTTCGATGTTGTTGCTTGGAACTCGATGATCATGGGTTTAGCTAGATTCGGGTTGGTTGAAGATGCGCGGAAgctgttcgatgaaatgtcgcAGAGGAGTGAGGTTACTTGGAATACGATGATTAGCGGGTTTGTGAGGAACGGTAGGTTTAAGGATGCGTTGGAGGTGTTTGGAGTGATGCAGGAGAGAAGTGTGAGGCCTGATGGGTTTACGATGGTGAGTCTGTTGAATGCTTGTGGCTGCCTTGGGGGAAGTGAGCAAGGGAGATGGGTACATGAGTATATAGTGAAGAATGGGTTTGGGTTGAATGGTGTAGTTGTGACTGCGCTTATAGATATGTACTGTAAGTCCGGGTGTGTTGAGGAAGGTTTAAAGGTGTTTGAGGAGGCTCATGAGAAGCAGTTATCGTGTTGGAACTCGATGATTCTTGGTTTAGCTAATAATGGGCACGTGGAAAGAGCTATTGATTTGTTCTTGGAGATAGAGCGTTATGGCTTGGAGCCAGATTCGGTTAGCTTCATTGGTGTTTTAACAGCTTGTGCTCACTCCGGGAAAGTACATAAAGCTATCGAGTTTTTCATATTAATGAGAGAGAAGTACTTTATTGAGCCGTCGATAAAACACTACACTTGCATGGTTAACGTGCTGGGTGGAGCGGGGCTTCTAGAGGAAGCAGAAGCGATGATAAAGAACATGCCAGTGGAAGAAGACGCTATTATATGGACTTCTTTGCTTTCTGCTTGCAGGAAAAACGGTAACGTTGAGATGGCTGAGCGAGCAGCGAAATGTTTGAAGAAGCTTGATCCAGATGAAACTTGTGGTTATGTGCTCATGTCTAATGCTTATGCTTCGTATGGGCTGTTTGAAGAGGCGGTTGAACAGAGGGTTTTGATGAAGGAAAGACACATGGAGAAGGAAATAGGGTGCAGTTCGATTGAAGTAGATTTCGAAGTTCATGAGTTTGTTTCTTCCGGGAAAAGACATCCTAAATCTTCAGAGATTTACAGCTTACTAGGTGTTTTGAACTGGGATGCCTCTGTATTAAGCTCAGAAGTTGGCTACTACTCAATTTGCTGA
- the LOC106377421 gene encoding AT-hook motif nuclear-localized protein 16, protein MAGGAALTPTSVGSKSLLPLRNHEAVAERGTNNNNMKALPKAVQPVSSIEGEMAKRPRGRPAGSKNKPKPPIIVTHDSPNSLRAHAVEISSGNDICETLSDYARRKQRGLCILSANGCVNNVTLRQPASSGGIVTLHGRFEILSLLGSILPPPAPLGITGLTIYLAGPQGQVVGGGVVGGLIASGPVVLMAASFMNAVFDRLPLDDDEAASMHNQQYYQNGRSRPLDDIHGLPQNLLTNGNSGSDIYSWGAAQRAMSKP, encoded by the coding sequence ATGGCTGGAGGTGCAGCTTTGACTCCAACCTCTGTAGGATCCAAGTCACTACTCCCACTGAGGAACCATGAAGCGGTAGCAGAGAGAGGcactaacaacaacaacatgaaaGCATTGCCCAAAGCGGTTCAACCAGTTTCATCAATCGAAGGAGAGATGGCTAAGAGGCCACGAGGTAGACCAGCTGGCTCCAAGAATAAACCCAAACCACCAATCATTGTCACTCACGACAGTCCCAATTCCCTCAGAGCTCACGCCGTTGAGATCAGCTCGGGTAATGACATCTGCGAGACTTTATCGGATTACGCAAGAAGGAAACAGAGAGGTCTCTGCATACTAAGTGCCAACGGTTGCGTCAACAATGTGACGTTAAGGCAGCCAGCTTCATCAGGAGGTATTGTGACATTACACGGACGTTTCGAGATCCTCTCGTTGCTTGGATCAATCCTGCCTCCACCAGCACCGCTTGGGATCACTGGTTTGACCATTTACTTAGCCGGCCCTCAAGGACAGGTTGTAGGTGGAGGAGTGGTTGGTGGGCTAATCGCATCTGGTCCCGTTGTTCTCATGGCTGCATCTTTCATGAACGCTGTGTTTGATCGTCTTCCTctggatgatgatgaagctgctTCTATGCACAACCAGCAATACTACCAGAATGGAAGATCCCGTCCCTTAGATGACATTCATGGATTGCCTCAGAACCTGCTCACTAATGGAAACTCGGGTTCTGATATCTACTCTTGGGGGGCTGCGCAGCGTGCCATGTCCAAGCCTTAA
- the LOC106434495 gene encoding probable receptor-like protein kinase At2g42960 isoform X2 codes for MASESSLNAEMSKKISFFGLKGLKLWVWVCLVVGVFIVMILCILSLWITFRRKSRRSFNQIPHVSKDIRVDRAAGFQSHSNPQPESLYIAMNDKSTMMSHLARNKSSDNDTLSRCSSVNNHHERACSSHSGDEAGFGSVGREYGGGGLVTASPLVGLPEISHLGWGHWFTLRDLELATDRFSAENVIGEGGYGVVYKGKLANGTEVAVKKLFNNLGQAEKEFRVEVEAIGHVRHKNLVRLLGYCIEGVHRMLVYEYVNSGNLEQWLHGAMRQHGTLTWEARMKILVGTAQALAYLHEAIEPKVVHRDIKASNILIDDEFNAKLSDFGLAKLLDSGESHITTRVMGTFGYVAPEYANSGLLNEKSDIYSFGVLLLEAVTGRDPVDYGRPANEVNLVEWLKMMVGTRRAEEVVDPRLEPRPSKSALKRALLVSLRCVDPEAEKRPRMSQVVRMLESEEHPFGQERRNRKSRTASIEIVETKDGSLSPSGTETHITKA; via the exons ATGGCATCTGAGAGTTCTTTAAACGCTGAGATGTCCAAGAAGATATCATTTTTTGGTCTGAAGGGTCTGAAGCTATGGGTATGGGTTTGCTTAGTAGTTGGAGTGTTCATAGTGATGATTCTCTGCATCTTGTCTCTCTGGATCACATTCCGCCGCAAGTCTAGAAGATCTTTCAACCAAATACCACACGTGTCCAAAGACATCAGAGTCGACAGGGCGGCTGGGTTTCAGAGCCACAGCAACCCTCAACCCGAGAGTTTATATATAGCAATGAATGACAAGTCCACGATGATGTCTCACTTGGCGAGAAACAAGTCTAGTGATAACGATACTCTGAGTAGATGCAGCTCTGTGAATAACCACCATGAGAGGGCTTGTAGTTCTCATTCCGGTGATGAAGCAGGCTTTGGAAGCGTTGGGAGAGAGTATGGAGGAGGAGGGCTTGTGACAGCGTCTCCTTTGGTTGGTTTACCGGAGATATCTCATCTTGGTTGGGGACACTGGTTTACTCTTAGGGATCTTGAGCTTGCCACGGACCGTTTCTCTGCTGAGAATGTGATTGGAGAGGGTGGTTATGGAGTTGTTTATAAGGGTAAACTCGCCAATGGTACTGAGGTTGCTGTGAAGAAGCTTTTTAACAATCT AGGACAAGCTGAGAAGGAGTTCAGGGTAGAAGTTGAGGCTATTGGTCATGTAAGACACAAGAATCTCGTTAGGCTTTTAGGATATTGCATAGAGGGAGTTCA CAGGATGCTTGTTTATGAGTATGTGAATAGTGGTAACTTAGAGCAATGGTTACATGGAGCTATGAGGCAACATGGAACTCTCACTTGGGAGGCACGGATGAAGATCCTTGTCGGCACTGCACAAGC GCTTGCTTACTTACATGAAGCAATAGAACCAAAAGTGGTCCATAGAGATATAAAAGCAAgcaatattttaattgatgaTGAGTTTAATGCAAAGCTCTCTGACTTTGGGTTAGCCAAGCTCTTGGACTCTGGTGAGAGTCACATCACTACCAGAGTCATGGGAACCTTTGG atatgtAGCGCCAGAATATGCTAACTCAGGGCTGTTAAATGAAAAGAGTGATATATATAGCTTTGGTGTTTTGCTTCTTGAAGCTGTGACTGGACGAGATCCTGTTGATTATGGACGTCCTGCTAATGAG GTGAATCTGGTTGAGTGGCTAAAGATGATGGTTGGAACAAGAAGAGCTGAAGAAGTTGTTGATCCAAGACTTGAACCTAGACCGAGTAAAAGTGCTCTGAAACGTGCACTTTTGGTTTCACTTAGATGTGTTGATCCTGAAGCAGAGAAACGTCCTAGAATGAGTCAGGTTGTGCGGATGCTTGAATCCGAAGAACACCCTTTTGGACAG GAGAGGAGGAACAGAAAGAGTAGAACAGCAAGCATAGAGATTGTTGAGACTAAAGATGGATCTCTTTCTCCTAGTGGCACAGAGACTCACATTACAAAAGCCTGA
- the LOC106434495 gene encoding probable receptor-like protein kinase At2g42960 isoform X1 → MASESSLNAEMSKKISFFGLKGLKLWVWVCLVVGVFIVMILCILSLWITFRRKSRRSFNQIPHVSKDIRVDRAAGFQSHSNPQPESLYIAMNDKSTMMSHLARNKSSDNDTLSRCSSVNNHHERACSSHSGDEAGFGSVGREYGGGGLVTASPLVGLPEISHLGWGHWFTLRDLELATDRFSAENVIGEGGYGVVYKGKLANGTEVAVKKLFNNLGQAEKEFRVEVEAIGHVRHKNLVRLLGYCIEGVHRMLVYEYVNSGNLEQWLHGAMRQHGTLTWEARMKILVGTAQALAYLHEAIEPKVVHRDIKASNILIDDEFNAKLSDFGLAKLLDSGESHITTRVMGTFGYVAPEYANSGLLNEKSDIYSFGVLLLEAVTGRDPVDYGRPANEVNLVEWLKMMVGTRRAEEVVDPRLEPRPSKSALKRALLVSLRCVDPEAEKRPRMSQVVRMLESEEHPFGQERRNRKSRTASIEIVETKDGSLSPSGTETHITKA, encoded by the exons ATGGCATCTGAGAGTTCTTTAAACGCTGAGATGTCCAAGAAGATATCATTTTTTGGTCTGAAGGGTCTGAAGCTATGGGTATGGGTTTGCTTAGTAGTTGGAGTGTTCATAGTGATGATTCTCTGCATCTTGTCTCTCTGGATCACATTCCGCCGCAAGTCTAGAAGATCTTTCAACCAAATACCACACGTGTCCAAAGACATCAGAGTCGACAGGGCGGCTGGGTTTCAGAGCCACAGCAACCCTCAACCCGAGAGTTTATATATAGCAATGAATGACAAGTCCACGATGATGTCTCACTTGGCGAGAAACAAGTCTAGTGATAACGATACTCTGAGTAGATGCAGCTCTGTGAATAACCACCATGAGAGGGCTTGTAGTTCTCATTCCGGTGATGAAGCAGGCTTTGGAAGCGTTGGGAGAGAGTATGGAGGAGGAGGGCTTGTGACAGCGTCTCCTTTGGTTGGTTTACCGGAGATATCTCATCTTGGTTGGGGACACTGGTTTACTCTTAGGGATCTTGAGCTTGCCACGGACCGTTTCTCTGCTGAGAATGTGATTGGAGAGGGTGGTTATGGAGTTGTTTATAAGGGTAAACTCGCCAATGGTACTGAGGTTGCTGTGAAGAAGCTTTTTAACAATCT AGGACAAGCTGAGAAGGAGTTCAGGGTAGAAGTTGAGGCTATTGGTCATGTAAGACACAAGAATCTCGTTAGGCTTTTAGGATATTGCATAGAGGGAGTTCATCg GATGCTTGTTTATGAGTATGTGAATAGTGGTAACTTAGAGCAATGGTTACATGGAGCTATGAGGCAACATGGAACTCTCACTTGGGAGGCACGGATGAAGATCCTTGTCGGCACTGCACAAGC GCTTGCTTACTTACATGAAGCAATAGAACCAAAAGTGGTCCATAGAGATATAAAAGCAAgcaatattttaattgatgaTGAGTTTAATGCAAAGCTCTCTGACTTTGGGTTAGCCAAGCTCTTGGACTCTGGTGAGAGTCACATCACTACCAGAGTCATGGGAACCTTTGG atatgtAGCGCCAGAATATGCTAACTCAGGGCTGTTAAATGAAAAGAGTGATATATATAGCTTTGGTGTTTTGCTTCTTGAAGCTGTGACTGGACGAGATCCTGTTGATTATGGACGTCCTGCTAATGAG GTGAATCTGGTTGAGTGGCTAAAGATGATGGTTGGAACAAGAAGAGCTGAAGAAGTTGTTGATCCAAGACTTGAACCTAGACCGAGTAAAAGTGCTCTGAAACGTGCACTTTTGGTTTCACTTAGATGTGTTGATCCTGAAGCAGAGAAACGTCCTAGAATGAGTCAGGTTGTGCGGATGCTTGAATCCGAAGAACACCCTTTTGGACAG GAGAGGAGGAACAGAAAGAGTAGAACAGCAAGCATAGAGATTGTTGAGACTAAAGATGGATCTCTTTCTCCTAGTGGCACAGAGACTCACATTACAAAAGCCTGA
- the LOC106434490 gene encoding aspartic proteinase nepenthesin-2 — translation MSAKLSLILCLITVTPFSCDCRTLSGKHEHNSSSLYGFSFQDSMHVSSSTSNDCGFSSTEHDPAKDHPKESMKFQLRRREIKQESKRTTHSVVDLQIQDLTRIQTLHARAKKAKNQTHKKEEKKITSVIAPEASPGQLVATLESGMTLGSGEYFMDVLVGTPPKHFSLILDTGSDLNWLQCLPCYDCFHQHGPFYDPETSSSFKNITCKDPRCSLISSPEPSVPCESSNQSCPYFYWYGDRSNTTGDFAVETFTVNLTNAKGGSSEYKVEDMMFGCGHWNRGLFNGASGLLGLGRGPLSFSSQLQSLYGHSFSYCLVDRNSDTNVSSKLIFGEDKGLLNNPNLNFTSFVHNKETSVETFYYLQIKSILVNGQALDIPQETWNISSDGAGGTIIDSGTTLSYFAEPAYKVIKNKITEKVKEKYHVFEDFPILDPCFNVSGVEESNMELPELGIAFADGAVWNFPAENVFIWLSEEVVCLAILGTPESSMSIIGNYQQQNFHILYDTKRSRLGFAPTKCADI, via the coding sequence ATGTCGGCCAAACTAAGCTTAATTCTTTGTCTGATTACCGTCACACCATTTTCTTGTGACTGTAGAACTCTCTCAGGGAAACATGAGCATAACTCATCATCCCTCTACGGCTTTAGCTTCCAAGATTCTATGCACGTTTCTTCTTCCACAAGCAACGATTGTGGCTTCTCCTCCACTGAACATGATCCTGCCAAGGATCATCCCAAAGAATCCATGAAGTTTCAGCTACGGCGCCGGGAGATTAAACAAGAATCAAAGAGAACAACACATTCAGTGGTTGATCTCCAAATCCAAGACCTCACAAGAATCCAGACGCTTCACGCAAGAGCTAAGAAAGCCAAGAACCAGACTCACaagaaggaggagaagaagattaCCTCGGTTATTGCTCCAGAGGCTTCACCAGGGCAGCTGGTGGCAACACTTGAGTCCGGTATGACGCTTGGTTCTGGTGAATACTTCATGGACGTGCTTGTGGGGACACCACCAAAACACTTCTCATTGATTCTTGACACAGGGAGTGACCTAAACTGGCTCCAGTGCCTTCCTTGCTACGACTGTTTCCACCAACACGGTCCATTTTATGACCCGGAAACGTCTTCATCATTCAAGAACATAACATGCAAAGACCCTAGATGCAGCCTCATCTCATCACCTGAACCTTCAGTGCCGTGTGAATCAAGTAACCAATCCTGCCCTTACTTTTACTGGTATGGAGACAGATCAAACACAACTGGAGACTTCGCGGTTGAGACATTCACAGTTAACCTCACGAATGCTAAAGGAGGAAGCTCAGAGTACAAGGTGGAAGACATGATGTTTGGGTGTGGACATTGGAACAGAGGTCTCTTCAACGGTGCTTCAGGTCTTCTAGGGTTAGGAAGAGGACCTCTTTCGTTTTCTTCTCAGCTTCAGTCTCTCTACGGTCACTCCTTTTCTTACTGCCTTGTAGACAGAAACAGCGACACTAACGTGAGCAGCAAGTTAATCTTCGGAGAAGACAAGGGTTTGCTAAACAACCCTAATCTGAACTTCACATCTTTCGTGCACAACAAGGAAACTTCCGTTGAGACGTTTTACTATCTACAAATCAAATCCATCCTAGTCAATGGCCAAGCTCTGGACATACCTCAAGAAACATGGAACATCTCATCAGATGGAGCTGGTGGAACCATCATTGATTCGGGTACAACCTTAAGCTACTTCGCCGAACCAGCATACAAGGTCATCAAGAACAAGAttacagagaaagtgaaagagaagtACCATGTGTTTGAAGACTTCCCGATCCTAGACCCTTGCTTCAACGTGTCTGGTGTGGAGGAGAGCAACATGGAGCTGCCTGAGCTCGGGATTGCTTTCGCAGATGGAGCAGTTTGGAACTTCCCTGCAGAGAATGTCTTCATTTGGTTGAGTGAGGAAGTGGTTTGCTTGGCGATACTAGGAACTCCTGAATCTTCCATGTCGATCATCGGTAACTACCAgcaacagaattttcatatacTATATGATACAAAGAGGTCTAGGTTAGGTTTTGCACCCACAAAATGTGCAGATATATAA
- the LOC106434484 gene encoding GDSL esterase/lipase At2g42990 — MAEHYLSPSILCIMLTALVSLAGAKVPAIIVFGDSSVDSGNNNFIQTMARANFEPYGRDFPGGRPTGRFCNGRLSSDFTSEAYGLKPTVPAYLDPSYNISDFATGVCFASAGTGYDNSTAGVLGVIPLWKEVEYYKEYQHKLTAHLGRRKAANIIRESLYLVSIGTNDFLENYYTLPDRRSQFSISQYQDFLIGIAEMFLKDLYKLGARKMSFTGISPMGCLPLERVANLDDPFSCATNYNDLAIDFNGRLRRLVRKLNQELSGMKIYFANPYDIIWDIVTKPSRYGLDVSSSACCGTGLFEMGFLCGQDNPLTCSDANKFVFWDAFHPTERTNQIVSDYFFKHLKNLFH; from the exons ATGGCAGAACATTATTTGTCACCATCAATACTATGCATTATGTTGACCGCTCTTGTCTCCCTCGCCGGAGCAAAAGTCCCGGCGATCATTGTCTTCGGCGACTCTTCCGTAGACTCCGGCAATAACAACTTCATACAAACCATGGCCAGAGCCAACTTCGAACCTTATGGCCGCGACTTCCCCGGTGGCCGGCCCACCGGCCGCTTTTGCAACGGCCGTCTCTCCTCCGATTTCACCTCCGAGGCTTACGGTCTTAAACCAACTGTCCCAGCCTATCTGGATCCGTCTTACAACATCTCAGATTTCGCCACCGGAGTTTGCTTCGCCTCTGCCGGCACCGGTTATGATAATTCCACCGCCGGTGTGCTA ggCGTGATTCCTTTATGGAAAGAAGTCGAGTACTACAAGGAATACCAACACAAACTTACCGCCCATCTCGGCCGCCGAAAAGCAGCAAACATCATCAGAGAGTCGCTGTACTTGGTCAGCATAGGAACCAACGACTTCTTAGAGAATTATTACACCTTGCCGGACAGAAGATCTCAGTTCAGCATCAGTCAGTACCAAGACTTCCTCATAGGGATCGCCGAGATGTTCTTGAAGGATCTTTACAAACTTGGAGCTAGAAAAATGTCTTTCACCGGAATATCTCCAATGGGATGTCTTCCACTAGAAAGAGTGGCGAATCTTGACGACCCTTTCAGCTGTGCTACGAATTACAACGACTTGGCGATCGATTTTAACGGGAGGTTGAGGAGATTAGTGAGGAAGCTGAATCAAGAACTCTCTGGAATGAAGATATATTTCGCTAATCCTTATGATATCATTTGGGACATTGTTACAAAACCATCACGTTACGGTCTAGACGTATCGAGTTCTGCGTGTTGTGGAACGGGCTTGTTCGAGATGGGGTTTCTTTGCGGCCAGGACAATCCGTTAACTTGTAGTGACGCAAATAAGTTTGTTTTCTGGGATGCTTTTCACCCGACCGAGAGGACTAATCAGATTGTGTCTGATTACTTCTTTAAACATCTCAAGAATCTCTTTCATTGA
- the LOC106434478 gene encoding transcription factor JUNGBRUNNEN 1-like (The RefSeq protein has 4 substitutions compared to this genomic sequence) has product MSGEGSKDHQEEDETTLPGFRFHPTDEELLEYYLRRKVENKPIKLELIKQVDIYKYDPWDLPRVSSVGEKEWYFFCMRGRKYRNSVRPNRVTSSGFWKATGIDKQVYSNLDCVGLKKSLVYYLGSAGKGTKTDWMMHEFRLPSTTKTDSPVQQAEVWTLCRIFKRVTHQRNPTIVQSNRKPVITLADSCSKTSSLDSDHTSHHVVDSLSHKLHEPHLQLQSPTQNPYWNQLTSFGFSQPTYTCHDNSFLSFENINGGDFIGDSASWDELRSVIDGNTKH; this is encoded by the exons ATGAGTGGTGAAGTTAGTAAGGAtcatcaagaagaagatgaaacaacaCTTCCTGGATTCAGATTTCATCCTACAGACGAAGAACTTTTAGAGTATTATCTTCGAAGAAAAGTAGAGAACAAACCCATCAAACTCGAGCTTATTAAACAGGTCGATATCTATAAGTACGATCCTTGGGATCTTCCGA GAGTGAGCAGCGTCGGGGAAAAGGAATGGTACTTCTTCTGCATGAGAGGCAGGAAATACAGAAATAGCGTTAGACCAAACCGAGTCACCAGTTCAGGTTTCTGGAAGGCCACCGGTATTGACAAACCGGTTTACTCCAATCTTGACTGTGTCGGTCTAAAGAAATCTCTGGTTTACTATCTTGGTTCAGCCGGTAAAGGGACTAAAACCGATTGGATGATGCATGAATTCCGCCTCCCCTCCACCACAAAAACCGACTCGCCAATTCAACAAGCA GAGGTCTGGACACTATGCAGAATCTTCAAACGAGTAACACACCAGAGAAACCCAACCATCGTACAATCAAACCGTAAACCGGTTATTACCTTAGCCGATTCGTGTTCTAAGACGAGCAGCTTAGACTCCGATCACACCAGCCACCGCGTTGTAGATTCCTTGTCGCACAAGCTACACGAGCCACATCTACAGCTTCAGTCACCAACGCAGAATCCTTACTGGAACCAACTTACTAGCTTTGGTTTTAGTCAACCGACGTATACTTGTCATGATAACAGCTTCTTGAGTTTCGAGAACATCAACGGTGGAGATTTCATTGGGGACTCAGCAAGTTGGGATGAACTTAGGTCTGTTATAGATGGCAACACTAAACACTAA